A single window of Halococcus saccharolyticus DSM 5350 DNA harbors:
- a CDS encoding RNA-guided endonuclease TnpB family protein has translation MSVQEVTKTLELKLVSPNAHKRRKLRETTDAYRAALHAAFDAGCSTQSAANDVVVEYDLSGYAKNALKKYVPQLCGGSYDADELHDEHPVRFTNEGVRLDHKPQNAVEWYVKVPHHDDYHLWIPAQPNPDQRPWVEAVFAGDADMGECRLFDRDGEWFLHMVATREVDQRSDSVSDETPIGVDIGESALLTVCHRDERGTPTAPTLWNDEGKEIRRLRKTYFTATRRLQERGSERIAESFGDQLWRQIDHILHATTDAVVEHATSVENPVLVLEDLTYIRESMNYGAYMNRRLHGWGFAKMHAQLCYKAAERGIPVETVNPAYTSKSCHVCDETGYRPEQAEFRCTNDECWVSEYQADVNAALNIADRYSYSSGESRQREHTDGDDSAGDGARLTAPQDSQADGEAHQQTASKDAKRLLATEKLRFSGLGTYAS, from the coding sequence ATGAGCGTCCAAGAGGTCACGAAAACGCTGGAACTCAAACTCGTCTCACCGAACGCTCACAAGCGGCGAAAGCTCCGCGAGACCACCGACGCCTACCGCGCGGCGCTCCACGCCGCCTTCGACGCGGGCTGTTCCACACAGTCGGCGGCGAACGATGTGGTCGTCGAGTACGACCTGTCGGGCTACGCGAAAAACGCCCTCAAGAAATACGTCCCGCAACTGTGCGGTGGGAGCTACGACGCCGACGAGCTTCACGACGAGCATCCCGTTCGGTTCACGAACGAGGGCGTTCGGCTGGATCACAAGCCACAGAACGCCGTCGAGTGGTACGTGAAAGTCCCCCACCACGACGACTACCATCTGTGGATTCCCGCCCAACCGAACCCCGACCAGCGGCCGTGGGTCGAAGCCGTCTTCGCGGGAGACGCAGACATGGGCGAGTGTCGACTGTTCGACCGTGACGGCGAGTGGTTCCTCCACATGGTGGCTACGCGGGAGGTCGATCAGCGGTCAGATTCGGTGTCCGACGAGACGCCGATTGGCGTAGACATCGGGGAATCTGCATTGCTCACGGTGTGTCACCGTGACGAGCGCGGAACCCCGACTGCACCAACACTCTGGAACGACGAGGGCAAAGAGATTCGCCGCCTGCGGAAGACGTACTTCACCGCCACGCGGCGGCTTCAGGAACGTGGGAGTGAGCGCATCGCCGAGTCGTTCGGCGACCAACTCTGGCGGCAGATAGACCACATCCTCCACGCGACGACGGATGCTGTGGTTGAGCACGCCACGTCGGTCGAGAACCCCGTTCTCGTACTGGAAGACCTCACGTACATCCGCGAGAGTATGAACTACGGCGCGTACATGAACCGTCGCCTGCACGGGTGGGGATTCGCGAAGATGCACGCCCAACTGTGCTACAAGGCTGCCGAACGCGGCATCCCCGTCGAGACGGTGAATCCCGCATACACGTCCAAATCGTGCCATGTGTGTGACGAGACGGGATACCGCCCCGAACAGGCGGAGTTTCGATGCACGAACGACGAGTGTTGGGTTTCGGAGTACCAAGCAGACGTGAACGCCGCGCTGAACATCGCTGATCGCTACAGCTACTCCAGCGGAGAGAGCCGTCAAAGAGAACACACGGACGGCGATGACTCGGCTGGGGATGGGGCGCGTTTGACCGCGCCACAAGACAGCCAAGCCGATGGTGAAGCCCACCAGCAGACGGCTTCAAAAGACGCGAAGCGTCTTTTGGCAACCGAAAAGCTTCGCTTTTCGGGACTTGGAACGTATGCGTCTTGA
- a CDS encoding lipoyl domain-containing protein: MGDDTVAVETEEVWPDDSEDIEEAIVANWFVREGSVVTAGDPIAEIQIEKVSIDVPAPVGGEIVAVLVEEQDEFRRGDVLARISPS, from the coding sequence ATGGGGGACGATACCGTTGCAGTCGAAACAGAGGAGGTGTGGCCCGACGATTCCGAGGACATCGAAGAGGCGATCGTCGCGAACTGGTTCGTTCGAGAAGGGAGTGTTGTGACTGCAGGCGACCCCATCGCCGAGATCCAAATCGAGAAGGTAAGCATCGATGTGCCGGCTCCAGTCGGTGGGGAAATCGTCGCCGTTCTGGTCGAAGAGCAGGATGAGTTCCGGCGCGGAGACGTGCTGGCACGGATTTCGCCGTCGTAA
- a CDS encoding alpha-ketoacid dehydrogenase subunit beta has protein sequence MAETESEGATDSELTMSRAMVDAIATELRENDDVFVMGEDVADYGGIFDSTEGLLEEFGREKIMDVPISETGFIGAAVGAAQAGMRPIAELMFADFFGVGMDQIYNQMAKNTYMSGAAVNVPMVLMTAVGGTYNDAAQHSQTLYGTFAHLPGMKVVVPSTAADAKGLMHTAIRDDDPVVYMFHKRLMGIGWMPAPEGPKTPVPEDDYTIEFGEADRKREGEDVTVVTLGLHVHRALEAADELAGESDLEVIDLRTLVPLDTEAVLESVRKTGRLVVVDEDYHSFGVSGEIVARATEGALDDLSAVRRVTMPDAPIPYARPLEQEVNPGTEDIVKAVRDIHD, from the coding sequence ATGGCCGAAACCGAAAGCGAAGGAGCCACCGACAGCGAGCTGACGATGAGTCGAGCGATGGTCGATGCTATCGCTACGGAGCTTCGTGAGAACGACGACGTATTCGTAATGGGCGAAGATGTCGCGGATTACGGCGGTATCTTCGACAGTACCGAGGGTCTGCTCGAAGAGTTCGGCCGTGAGAAGATCATGGACGTCCCGATCAGCGAGACGGGATTTATCGGTGCGGCCGTGGGGGCTGCACAGGCTGGAATGCGCCCCATCGCGGAGCTGATGTTTGCGGATTTCTTCGGGGTCGGAATGGATCAGATCTACAACCAGATGGCGAAGAACACCTACATGAGCGGGGCCGCGGTGAACGTGCCGATGGTGTTGATGACTGCCGTTGGTGGGACCTACAACGACGCCGCCCAACACTCCCAGACGCTGTACGGAACGTTCGCTCATCTTCCGGGCATGAAGGTCGTAGTCCCGAGCACCGCCGCCGACGCCAAGGGACTGATGCATACCGCGATCCGCGATGACGATCCCGTCGTGTACATGTTCCACAAACGCTTGATGGGCATCGGCTGGATGCCGGCACCAGAGGGACCGAAAACGCCGGTCCCCGAGGACGATTACACCATCGAATTCGGTGAAGCCGACCGAAAGCGTGAGGGCGAGGACGTAACGGTGGTAACGCTTGGTCTTCACGTCCACCGAGCGCTCGAAGCAGCCGACGAACTGGCGGGAGAGAGCGACCTCGAAGTGATCGACCTCCGGACGCTCGTTCCACTCGATACAGAGGCAGTCTTAGAATCCGTCCGCAAGACCGGACGGCTGGTCGTCGTCGATGAAGACTACCACTCGTTCGGTGTCTCGGGTGAGATCGTTGCCCGGGCGACAGAGGGCGCACTTGACGACTTGTCGGCCGTTCGGCGAGTGACGATGCCGGACGCCCCCATCCCATACGCTCGCCCACTCGAACAGGAAGTCAATCCGGGTACAGAAGACATCGTCAAGGCCGTACGAGACATCCACGACTGA
- a CDS encoding thiamine pyrophosphate-dependent dehydrogenase E1 component subunit alpha, which yields MYEWMVTARNYEERLQEEYLEGKQPAFDISAGPIPGELHLAAGQEAAAAGVCAHLRDADTVTAPHRPHHVAIAKGVDLKRMTAEIFGRQTGLSKGKGGHMHLFDPDVNFACSGIIAEGCPPAVGAALAAKKRGEDSVAVAYLGEGAISQGGFLESLNLASVHDLPVVFVIEDNDWAISMPKDRVTDVENGAQRAGGFDLPGRRVDQDDAVAVYEAADEAVGRARDGNGPTLLEVQVHRRMGHFMGDAQGYRPDTDEEQAKQRDSITRMETTLESAGIDESTIEELRDRSHDRVEEAIEWAKDQPEPEPDEAYEDVFADPPAGWTPAPESTTAEQTGGDD from the coding sequence ATGTACGAATGGATGGTGACGGCTCGGAACTACGAGGAACGCCTCCAAGAGGAGTACCTCGAAGGAAAACAGCCGGCGTTCGACATTTCGGCTGGACCGATCCCGGGAGAGTTACACCTCGCGGCCGGTCAGGAGGCCGCGGCCGCGGGCGTTTGTGCCCACCTTCGGGATGCCGATACCGTGACCGCGCCGCATCGACCACACCACGTCGCGATCGCCAAAGGCGTGGATCTCAAGCGAATGACCGCCGAGATTTTCGGCCGCCAAACGGGGCTCTCGAAGGGGAAAGGCGGCCACATGCATCTGTTCGACCCGGACGTGAACTTCGCGTGCAGCGGCATCATCGCCGAGGGCTGTCCGCCTGCCGTCGGGGCTGCACTCGCTGCGAAAAAGCGCGGCGAAGATTCCGTCGCGGTCGCCTATCTCGGCGAGGGTGCGATCAGCCAGGGCGGGTTCCTCGAATCGCTCAATCTCGCCAGCGTCCACGATCTGCCGGTGGTGTTCGTCATCGAGGACAACGACTGGGCGATTAGTATGCCCAAAGACCGCGTTACCGATGTCGAAAACGGTGCCCAACGCGCCGGTGGATTCGATCTCCCCGGCCGGCGAGTCGATCAGGACGATGCTGTCGCGGTTTACGAAGCCGCGGACGAAGCAGTCGGCCGCGCGCGTGACGGCAACGGCCCGACACTGCTCGAAGTCCAAGTACACCGTCGAATGGGCCATTTCATGGGCGACGCCCAGGGCTACCGTCCCGACACGGATGAAGAACAAGCGAAGCAGCGTGATTCGATCACGCGGATGGAGACCACCCTCGAGAGTGCGGGAATCGATGAAAGCACTATCGAGGAACTCCGCGATCGGAGCCACGACCGGGTCGAAGAAGCCATCGAGTGGGCCAAGGATCAACCCGAACCCGAACCCGACGAGGCTTACGAAGACGTCTTCGCCGATCCGCCAGCGGGGTGGACACCCGCCCCAGAGTCGACGACGGCCGAACAGACAGGAGGTGACGACTGA